In a genomic window of Lacrimispora sp. BS-2:
- the rimO gene encoding 30S ribosomal protein S12 methylthiotransferase RimO, translated as MKLLCVSLGCDKNLVDTEMMLGLLNKDGYTFTDDEYEADVIVINTCCFIGDAKEESVNTILEMAQRKVDGKCKALIVTGCLAQRYKQEIIDEIPEVDGILGTSTYDEISHVLSEALGGNEHVQRFHDLDGLPELETERILTTGGHYAFLKIAEGCDKHCTYCIIPSLRGNYRSVPMERLIKEAEGLAEKGVKELILVAQETTLYGVDLYGEKSLPKLLKGLCRIPGIQWIRIQYCYPEEITDELIQTIKEEEKICKYLDLPIQHASDRILKRMGRRTTQAQLREIVEKLRREIPDMALRTTLISGFPGETKEDHEELMEFVDEMEFQRLGVFAYSAEEDTPAAEFLDQVMQEVKEERRDAIMELQQEISYDFSRSMIGKTLEVMIEGKVADENAYVGRTYMDGPGVDGMIFVQTGEELLSGDFARVRVTGAMEYDLIGELEDEFTE; from the coding sequence ATGAAGTTATTATGTGTTTCACTGGGCTGCGACAAGAATCTCGTAGATACGGAGATGATGCTTGGCCTTCTGAATAAAGACGGATATACGTTTACGGATGATGAGTATGAGGCGGATGTGATTGTGATCAATACCTGCTGCTTCATCGGTGACGCGAAAGAGGAAAGCGTAAATACCATACTGGAGATGGCCCAGAGAAAGGTTGACGGCAAATGCAAGGCATTGATTGTAACCGGCTGTCTGGCCCAGCGGTATAAACAGGAGATCATAGACGAGATTCCTGAAGTGGATGGTATTTTAGGAACCTCCACCTATGACGAGATTTCTCACGTCCTGTCAGAGGCTTTGGGCGGAAATGAACACGTTCAGCGCTTTCACGATCTGGACGGGCTTCCGGAACTGGAAACAGAGCGGATTCTTACAACAGGAGGCCATTATGCCTTTTTAAAGATTGCAGAAGGCTGTGACAAGCATTGTACTTACTGTATCATTCCTTCTCTGCGGGGAAATTACCGCAGCGTTCCCATGGAACGACTGATAAAGGAAGCGGAAGGACTGGCTGAGAAGGGGGTAAAAGAACTTATTTTAGTTGCTCAGGAGACAACCCTTTACGGTGTGGATCTATATGGGGAGAAATCACTTCCAAAGCTGCTTAAAGGCTTATGCCGCATACCCGGAATCCAGTGGATCCGGATCCAGTACTGTTATCCGGAAGAAATCACGGATGAGCTGATCCAGACCATTAAGGAAGAAGAGAAAATATGTAAATACCTTGATCTGCCCATTCAGCATGCCAGCGACCGGATTTTAAAACGCATGGGCCGCAGGACTACACAGGCACAGCTTCGGGAAATCGTGGAGAAGCTTCGGAGAGAGATCCCGGATATGGCTCTTAGGACCACCCTGATCTCCGGATTTCCAGGGGAAACTAAAGAAGATCACGAAGAACTGATGGAGTTCGTGGATGAGATGGAGTTCCAGCGCTTGGGAGTGTTTGCATATTCCGCAGAAGAGGATACACCTGCTGCAGAATTCCTGGATCAGGTTATGCAGGAGGTAAAAGAGGAACGCCGTGATGCCATCATGGAGCTTCAGCAGGAGATTTCCTATGACTTTTCCAGGTCAATGATCGGGAAAACCCTGGAGGTCATGATTGAAGGCAAGGTGGCGGATGAAAATGCCTATGTAGGCCGTACTTATATGGATGGGCCAGGTGTGGATGGAATGATTTTTGTTCAGACGGGCGAAGAACTGTTGTCAGGTGATTTTGCCAGGGTCCGGGTGACAGGGGCTATGGAATATGATTTGATAGGAGAGTTGGAGGATGAATTTACCGAATAA
- the rpoZ gene encoding DNA-directed RNA polymerase subunit omega, with the protein MLHPSYSDLINVVNSEVEPGEAPVVQSRYSIVIAAAKRARQIIGGSEPEILGAGKKPLSVAVEELYEGKVKILSEADATEEDDN; encoded by the coding sequence ATGTTACATCCATCTTATTCAGATTTAATTAATGTAGTAAACAGCGAGGTAGAGCCAGGAGAGGCTCCTGTTGTGCAGAGTCGTTATTCTATCGTGATCGCCGCAGCCAAGAGAGCAAGGCAGATCATCGGCGGCTCAGAGCCGGAGATTTTGGGAGCCGGTAAGAAACCGCTTTCTGTTGCCGTAGAGGAACTGTATGAGGGCAAAGTGAAGATTTTAAGCGAAGCGGATGCAACAGAAGAAGACGATAATTAG
- the gmk gene encoding guanylate kinase, with the protein MNENGILVVVSGFSGAGKGTLMKELLKRYDNYALSISATTRNPREGEADGREYFFVAEERFKDMIEKEELIEYAQYVNHYYGTPKEYVLNQMRMGKDVILEIEIQGALKVKERFPEAILVFVMPPNAEELKRRLIGRGTENMDVINARLRRAAEEAEGMEAYDYIIINDKIDTCVEEMHRMIQVQHNRASNNMAFLSHIREELKNI; encoded by the coding sequence ATGAATGAAAATGGCATATTGGTAGTCGTATCCGGATTTTCAGGGGCAGGTAAGGGTACCTTGATGAAGGAGCTTTTGAAACGGTATGATAATTACGCGCTGTCCATTTCTGCTACAACCAGAAATCCCAGAGAGGGAGAAGCAGACGGCAGAGAATATTTCTTCGTGGCAGAAGAACGCTTTAAGGATATGATAGAAAAGGAAGAATTGATCGAATATGCCCAGTACGTCAACCATTACTATGGCACACCCAAGGAATATGTTTTAAACCAGATGAGAATGGGGAAGGATGTTATCCTGGAAATTGAAATTCAGGGGGCACTAAAAGTAAAGGAACGTTTCCCTGAAGCAATTTTGGTTTTTGTTATGCCTCCCAATGCTGAGGAATTAAAACGCCGTCTCATCGGCCGCGGTACAGAAAACATGGATGTGATTAATGCCAGACTCCGCCGGGCGGCTGAGGAAGCGGAAGGCATGGAGGCCTATGATTATATCATCATTAATGATAAGATAGACACTTGTGTGGAAGAGATGCACCGCATGATCCAGGTACAACATAACCGGGCTTCCAATAATATGGCATTTTTGTCCCATATTCGGGAAGAATTAAAGAATATATAG
- a CDS encoding YicC/YloC family endoribonuclease encodes MIKSMTGFGRCETVTDEYKISVEMKAVNHRYLDLSIKMPKKFNFFEAGIRNLLKNYIQRGKVDVFISYEDYTENKLCLKYNSALAAEYMDYFAKMEAQFGIQNDIKVSALARCPEVLIMEEVPEDEDQMWKLLSETIEEAAKRFVETRVAEGENLKNDLLGKLKFMTELVEFIEERSPRILSEYRAKLEDKVKELLAGASVDEGRIATEVTIFADKICVDEETVRLRSHIENTCAELNAGGSVGRKLDFIAQEMNREANTILSKANDLEISDKAIALKTEIEKVREQIQNIE; translated from the coding sequence ATGATCAAGAGCATGACAGGTTTTGGCAGATGCGAAACCGTCACGGATGAGTATAAGATTTCCGTCGAGATGAAAGCTGTAAATCACAGATATTTGGATTTAAGCATAAAGATGCCGAAAAAGTTTAATTTCTTTGAAGCAGGAATCAGGAATCTGTTAAAGAATTATATCCAGCGAGGTAAGGTTGATGTATTCATTTCCTATGAGGATTACACAGAGAATAAACTGTGCTTGAAGTATAACAGTGCGCTGGCTGCTGAATATATGGATTATTTCGCAAAGATGGAGGCACAGTTCGGAATTCAAAACGACATTAAAGTATCGGCCCTGGCCAGATGCCCGGAGGTCCTTATTATGGAAGAGGTGCCTGAGGATGAGGACCAGATGTGGAAGCTTCTTTCAGAAACCATTGAGGAAGCTGCAAAGCGTTTTGTGGAAACCAGAGTAGCAGAAGGAGAAAACCTAAAGAACGATCTCCTTGGAAAGCTTAAGTTTATGACTGAGCTTGTGGAATTTATTGAAGAACGGTCCCCCAGGATTCTTTCGGAATACAGAGCAAAGCTGGAGGACAAGGTGAAGGAACTGCTGGCAGGCGCTTCTGTTGATGAAGGAAGAATTGCCACGGAAGTTACCATTTTTGCCGATAAAATCTGTGTGGATGAAGAGACCGTAAGGCTCAGAAGCCACATTGAAAATACCTGTGCGGAGCTTAATGCAGGCGGGAGTGTGGGAAGAAAACTGGATTTCATCGCTCAGGAGATGAACCGGGAGGCGAATACCATTCTTTCCAAAGCCAATGACTTGGAAATCTCCGATAAGGCCATCGCGCTGAAGACCGAGATTGAAAAGGTAAGGGAACAGATCCAGAATATTGAGTAG
- a CDS encoding NFACT RNA binding domain-containing protein translates to MALDGIVMANLAAEMKDRLEGGKIAKIAQPEKDELLFTVKNQKNTWRLLISASASLPLIYFTESNKQSPMTAPNFCMLLRKHIGNGRIIRVSQPGLERILCMEVEHFDDLGDKRIKKLIIEIMGKHSNIIFCNEEDLILDSIKHISAQVSSIREVLPGRTYFIPQTMEKKDPLTITEKEFIDVIGHTAAPIQKALYMKLTGISPIMGHELCNLASIDGDRSANGMTELELVHLYHMFSFVMEDVKQGHFTPNIIYKKEEPVEFSALPLTCYQGDDYISRCFDSISSLLETYYASKNTITRIRQKSVDLRKIVQIALERNYKKYDLQAKQLKDTDKRDKYKVYGELINTYGYELAGGEKQLVCLNYYTNEEITIPLDDQLSAKENAQKYFDKYNKLKRTFEAVTEQIAETRQEIDHLESVSASLDIALMEEDLVQIKEELMEYGYIKHRRSGDKKPKITSKPFHYLSSDGFHIYVGKNNYQNEELTFKVAGNSDWWFHAKGIPGSHVIVKSEGKELPDRVFEEAGALAAYYSKGRENDKVEVDYVQKKQIKKVAGAAPGFVIYHTNYSMVAEPRILLEECK, encoded by the coding sequence ATGGCATTAGACGGAATTGTTATGGCAAATCTCGCAGCAGAAATGAAAGACCGGTTGGAAGGCGGAAAAATCGCTAAAATTGCCCAGCCGGAAAAAGATGAACTGCTGTTTACTGTTAAAAACCAGAAAAATACATGGAGACTCCTGATATCAGCCAGCGCCAGTCTCCCCCTCATCTATTTTACGGAATCAAACAAGCAAAGCCCCATGACCGCCCCCAATTTTTGTATGCTTTTAAGAAAGCACATAGGGAACGGGCGCATCATCCGGGTAAGCCAGCCGGGGCTGGAACGAATCCTATGCATGGAAGTGGAGCATTTCGATGATTTAGGTGACAAAAGGATCAAAAAACTGATCATTGAAATCATGGGAAAACACAGCAACATCATTTTTTGCAATGAAGAAGACTTGATTTTAGACAGCATAAAGCATATTTCTGCCCAGGTCAGCTCCATACGCGAGGTTTTGCCGGGAAGAACCTATTTCATTCCACAAACCATGGAGAAAAAGGACCCTCTGACCATCACAGAGAAAGAATTTATAGATGTGATCGGCCATACGGCTGCTCCCATACAAAAAGCGCTGTATATGAAACTGACCGGTATAAGTCCTATTATGGGGCATGAGCTATGCAACCTGGCTTCCATTGACGGGGACCGGTCTGCCAATGGGATGACGGAACTGGAGCTGGTTCATTTGTATCACATGTTTTCCTTTGTCATGGAAGATGTAAAGCAAGGGCATTTTACTCCAAATATCATATATAAAAAGGAAGAGCCTGTGGAATTCTCCGCACTCCCCTTAACCTGTTATCAGGGAGATGACTATATTTCCCGATGCTTTGATTCCATCAGTTCTCTTTTGGAAACCTATTATGCTTCAAAAAATACCATTACCAGGATCCGTCAGAAATCCGTGGACTTACGGAAAATTGTGCAGATTGCCTTGGAACGAAACTATAAAAAGTATGACCTGCAGGCCAAGCAGCTAAAGGATACGGACAAGCGGGACAAGTATAAGGTTTATGGCGAACTTATCAATACCTATGGATATGAATTAGCTGGCGGAGAAAAGCAGCTAGTCTGCCTTAATTATTACACCAATGAGGAAATTACCATTCCTCTGGACGATCAGTTGTCTGCAAAAGAGAATGCGCAGAAATATTTTGATAAGTACAACAAATTAAAGCGTACCTTTGAAGCCGTGACAGAACAGATTGCTGAAACCAGACAGGAAATCGACCATCTGGAATCTGTAAGTGCCTCTTTGGACATCGCCTTAATGGAAGAGGATCTTGTTCAGATCAAGGAAGAGTTGATGGAATACGGTTACATTAAGCATCGACGGTCCGGTGATAAGAAGCCCAAGATCACAAGCAAGCCCTTCCACTACCTTTCTTCTGACGGATTCCATATTTATGTAGGGAAAAATAATTATCAGAATGAAGAACTGACCTTTAAAGTGGCCGGCAACAGTGACTGGTGGTTCCATGCAAAAGGAATCCCTGGGTCCCATGTAATCGTAAAGTCCGAAGGAAAGGAACTTCCCGACCGGGTATTTGAAGAAGCCGGGGCTTTAGCTGCCTACTATTCCAAGGGCCGTGAAAACGATAAGGTGGAAGTGGATTATGTACAGAAAAAGCAGATAAAGAAGGTGGCCGGAGCGGCACCTGGCTTTGTCATCTACCATACCAATTATTCTATGGTTGCTGAGCCGAGGATTCTTTTGGAAGAGTGTAAGTAG
- a CDS encoding HAD family phosphatase, protein MLKAVLFDCDGVLLDSESIYLSCVSQILGTLGKEASVEELAYLIGADIHVITERLKQDFGLENYDTEGLIRVQRTLFNERFYKGKLTPMDGLEGFLESLKKEGILLAVVSSSGQDYVEYVLNQLKIREYFNFYIGKEAASRSKPFPDLYLEAVRRLGIHAEEAVVVEDSLNGIRAGLDAGCYVIAYRGAEIKQDISGAHETVEHYRDLDVRKLRESIWRFK, encoded by the coding sequence ATGTTAAAAGCAGTTTTATTTGACTGTGACGGCGTACTGCTGGACAGCGAGAGCATCTACCTTTCCTGTGTTTCCCAAATACTGGGAACGCTGGGCAAGGAGGCTTCAGTGGAGGAACTGGCATATCTGATTGGGGCAGATATCCACGTCATCACTGAACGGCTGAAACAGGACTTCGGCCTGGAGAATTATGATACGGAAGGACTGATCCGCGTTCAAAGGACGCTGTTTAACGAGCGGTTTTATAAGGGGAAATTAACGCCTATGGACGGGCTTGAAGGCTTTTTGGAAAGTCTTAAAAAAGAGGGGATTCTTCTGGCAGTAGTTTCTTCCTCCGGTCAGGACTATGTGGAATATGTGCTGAATCAGTTGAAAATCAGGGAGTATTTTAATTTTTATATTGGCAAGGAGGCAGCCAGCCGGTCTAAGCCCTTTCCCGACCTGTACCTGGAGGCAGTCAGGCGGCTGGGGATACATGCAGAAGAAGCGGTGGTGGTAGAAGATTCCCTTAATGGGATCCGCGCGGGACTTGATGCAGGCTGTTATGTGATTGCCTACAGGGGAGCGGAGATAAAACAGGACATCTCCGGTGCCCATGAAACGGTGGAACATTACCGGGACTTGGATGTAAGAAAACTGAGGGAGAGTATTTGGCGGTTTAAATAA
- a CDS encoding BtpA/SgcQ family protein, with the protein MKKTWLSDVIGTEKAAFGLVHLLALPGDPLYDAEGGLERIYEAALADVQSLQEGGIDALHFSNEFSFPYQKNPPREIMAAMAYMIGRLKPYIEVPYGANVISSPSDSVALCASVGAKFTRGTFSGVYSGNLGLYDTAIGDYVRLRHNLHADDVKMIHYVVPESSADIGGRDPLASAVASKFMNMPDGFAVPGATAGQSADMSLLHQLRKAMPDMVLVASTGVKYETVDDIFSICDAAFIATSLKKDGIFENPVDKDRVKRFMEKLNDFRSSL; encoded by the coding sequence ATGAAAAAAACCTGGCTTTCAGATGTAATTGGAACAGAAAAAGCGGCTTTCGGTCTGGTTCACCTGCTGGCGCTTCCAGGTGATCCACTGTATGATGCAGAGGGCGGACTGGAACGGATATATGAAGCAGCTTTGGCAGATGTTCAGTCTCTTCAGGAAGGAGGGATCGATGCACTGCATTTCTCCAATGAATTCAGCTTTCCCTACCAGAAGAATCCTCCCAGAGAAATCATGGCAGCAATGGCCTATATGATTGGCCGTCTGAAACCGTATATCGAAGTGCCTTACGGCGCAAATGTTATCAGCAGCCCCAGTGACAGTGTGGCGCTGTGCGCCAGCGTTGGAGCAAAATTCACCAGAGGAACATTTTCCGGGGTTTACTCCGGAAATCTGGGGCTGTATGATACTGCCATCGGGGATTATGTGCGTCTGCGTCACAATCTTCATGCGGATGATGTGAAGATGATCCACTATGTGGTACCTGAGTCAAGCGCTGATATCGGCGGGCGCGATCCTTTGGCCTCTGCGGTGGCGTCCAAGTTTATGAACATGCCAGATGGATTTGCTGTACCGGGAGCAACTGCAGGACAGTCTGCAGATATGTCTTTGCTGCATCAACTGAGAAAGGCTATGCCGGATATGGTTCTGGTGGCGTCCACGGGCGTGAAGTATGAGACAGTTGATGATATATTCTCAATTTGTGATGCGGCATTTATTGCCACCAGCCTGAAAAAGGACGGAATATTTGAAAATCCTGTGGATAAGGATCGGGTAAAGCGGTTTATGGAAAAGCTGAATGATTTTAGAAGCAGCCTGTAA
- a CDS encoding PTS system mannose/fructose/sorbose family transporter subunit IID, whose protein sequence is MDENIAAANENNEKKLRKSDLLRCFLIWETTSESCLSYERLMSLGFCHAMTPVINRLYKTKEERASALKRHMVFFNTENNWGAFIPGIVCSMEEERANEGTISEEMINSVKIGLMGPLAGIGDTITQGLFKTVLLAIFVDMTLKGSIAAPFIYAILMGIYIGGMGYFTFFSGYRLGQNVLGKITDVAIMKKITNSLSILGLIIAGAMMVNNVSIVTPLAINIGKTSVVIQDLLDSILPGMLSVIFVMLCFGLMKKRVSVFKIMIILFAVAIIAALFGIL, encoded by the coding sequence ATGGATGAAAACATTGCTGCAGCAAATGAAAACAATGAAAAGAAGCTAAGAAAATCGGATTTGCTCCGCTGCTTTTTGATATGGGAGACCACCTCCGAATCCTGCTTAAGCTATGAACGTTTGATGTCCTTAGGCTTCTGCCATGCCATGACGCCTGTGATCAACCGCCTTTATAAGACAAAGGAGGAGCGGGCGTCTGCATTGAAGCGCCACATGGTATTTTTCAACACCGAAAACAATTGGGGGGCGTTTATTCCGGGAATTGTGTGCTCCATGGAAGAGGAGAGGGCCAACGAAGGAACCATCAGCGAAGAGATGATCAACAGTGTCAAAATTGGTCTGATGGGACCTCTGGCAGGTATTGGAGATACCATTACCCAGGGACTGTTCAAAACCGTTCTGCTGGCAATTTTTGTGGATATGACTTTAAAGGGAAGCATTGCGGCGCCGTTTATTTATGCAATCCTTATGGGCATTTACATAGGAGGAATGGGTTATTTTACGTTCTTCTCCGGCTACCGTCTGGGACAAAATGTGCTGGGCAAGATCACGGATGTCGCAATTATGAAAAAGATCACTAACAGTCTTTCTATCCTGGGACTAATTATTGCAGGAGCCATGATGGTGAATAATGTTTCCATTGTGACACCTCTTGCTATCAACATTGGTAAGACCTCCGTCGTCATTCAGGATCTGCTGGATTCCATCCTTCCAGGTATGTTAAGCGTGATTTTTGTTATGCTGTGCTTTGGGTTAATGAAGAAGAGAGTCAGCGTGTTCAAAATCATGATCATTTTGTTTGCAGTTGCGATTATTGCGGCATTATTTGGGATTTTATAA
- a CDS encoding PTS sugar transporter subunit IIC, protein MLIQSILVAFWAWFNGMVVSEYLVWIVRGAPLVSGTITGILMGDWRSGAMIGATIQLLYMGQVTVGGISSYDKSYAGIIATAVTIASHQTPEIGITLAVALGTLGLIASNIFMTVCVAFVHMADKYVEEGKTNRIWIYNWLLPNLLCGVLWGIPAFLAVYFGSSYLEAFMNHIPAFVSKALTTVGMILPALGIAMMLKTVFNPRFAPFIVVGFLCVAYLHMDIIACALLGGACAVLYWTLNLDKLTEGGN, encoded by the coding sequence ATGTTAATTCAATCGATTTTAGTAGCTTTCTGGGCATGGTTTAACGGTATGGTGGTATCGGAATATCTGGTATGGATCGTCAGAGGTGCGCCGCTTGTAAGCGGAACCATTACTGGAATTCTGATGGGGGACTGGCGTTCCGGCGCAATGATCGGAGCTACCATCCAGCTGCTGTACATGGGACAGGTGACAGTGGGAGGCATTTCATCTTATGATAAATCCTATGCCGGCATTATCGCAACTGCAGTTACCATTGCATCGCACCAGACACCGGAGATTGGAATCACGCTGGCAGTTGCTCTGGGGACCCTGGGCCTGATTGCCAGCAATATTTTCATGACGGTTTGCGTGGCATTTGTACATATGGCTGATAAATATGTGGAAGAGGGAAAAACCAACAGGATATGGATTTACAACTGGCTGCTTCCCAACCTTTTGTGCGGGGTGCTGTGGGGAATTCCGGCTTTTTTGGCCGTATACTTTGGCTCCTCTTATCTGGAGGCGTTTATGAATCATATTCCGGCATTTGTGTCTAAGGCACTGACCACTGTCGGCATGATTCTTCCGGCTCTGGGAATCGCGATGATGCTTAAAACTGTATTCAATCCCAGGTTTGCTCCATTTATCGTGGTAGGGTTTCTTTGTGTGGCATACCTTCATATGGACATCATCGCCTGTGCCCTGTTAGGCGGGGCCTGTGCAGTTCTTTACTGGACCCTGAATCTGGACAAACTGACAGAAGGAGGAAATTAA
- a CDS encoding PTS sugar transporter subunit IIB, translating into MSVRMIRIDDRLIHGQIVAAWAKSLSIKRIWIVDDDVAKDAFITNVMKMVSPPDTELVITGTDKAREMAEEFDAADKNTLILVKYPKVARLLFDTDIRLRELNVGGMGANAERKKLFKNISASEEERKTLKDMKESGVKVYFQVTPNEKQTLFEG; encoded by the coding sequence ATGAGCGTCAGGATGATTCGAATCGATGACCGTCTGATCCATGGTCAGATTGTTGCGGCATGGGCGAAAAGCCTGTCCATCAAACGGATATGGATTGTAGATGATGATGTGGCTAAGGACGCATTTATCACGAATGTAATGAAAATGGTATCTCCGCCGGATACAGAGCTTGTGATTACCGGTACTGACAAGGCAAGGGAGATGGCGGAGGAATTCGATGCTGCGGACAAAAATACGTTGATCCTGGTGAAATATCCCAAGGTCGCCAGGCTGTTGTTTGACACAGATATCAGACTCAGGGAACTGAATGTGGGCGGAATGGGGGCAAATGCAGAACGCAAAAAGCTGTTTAAGAATATTTCTGCCAGTGAGGAGGAACGGAAAACTTTAAAAGATATGAAGGAATCCGGAGTAAAGGTGTATTTCCAGGTAACACCCAACGAAAAGCAGACACTATTTGAAGGATAA
- a CDS encoding PTS sugar transporter subunit IIA, with the protein MSKVLLLSHGDLAREIWATSNMVLGEMSGVEYLTLPLGTDLNRYEQDIRRKIEEAEDGLLILTDIFGGTPFITASRVFASLEDKDRVEIVTGMNLAMAIQVFNFVGNMPVKELKKIAVTAGTEGIVDLKERI; encoded by the coding sequence ATGAGTAAAGTACTTTTATTAAGTCATGGGGATTTAGCCAGGGAAATATGGGCCACATCCAACATGGTGCTGGGAGAGATGTCAGGGGTAGAGTATTTGACGCTTCCGTTGGGAACAGATTTAAACCGGTATGAGCAGGATATCCGCCGCAAGATAGAGGAAGCGGAAGATGGGCTTCTGATACTGACTGACATTTTTGGAGGAACGCCGTTTATCACGGCCTCTCGTGTGTTCGCATCACTGGAGGACAAGGACCGGGTGGAGATAGTGACAGGCATGAATCTGGCCATGGCCATTCAGGTATTTAATTTTGTGGGAAATATGCCGGTAAAAGAACTGAAAAAGATCGCGGTGACAGCGGGTACTGAGGGAATCGTGGACTTGAAGGAACGGATATGA